GAGACGGCATGTAAATGAAACCAGGTTGTCCTGAATATGATTACCATTACCTTACACTCATATTATATGTCATACATGTTTCAAATGATCACCAgcaaaatcaagaaataagATACTGTCGGTTTTGAATACGACAAGGTACAATCCCCTCCAAAAAAATCCAGCCGGGTGACAGCAATACACCTTCCTAACGTATAGAAGGATCAAAGcgcatgaagcacagtgcagctgcgtaagcggtgcgctcgaagcagtgcggttCAGCGCAGCGGATAGAGGGGGACCTCGTCAGGACCATtctttgctgcagttcgcgatgaagccgcttacgcaactgcaccgtgcttcatgtccttttgaccatATTATACGCTCTTTATCTACGTGACACATTCATGGGCATGCGCTCGGCTCTCTGCTCTGCCTCCATCACAACCGAGGCACCGTCATCCGTATGAAGGCATTCGATGCTGGCTTCGTACCCGCCAGTATGTGCAGTTGACCGGTCAGTTGAGCTATGCCCACCACATACGCATTCTGTCCAATCAAACGCGGTCAATCGTATACAGTCGTCGGGatcacagacacacgtgaatcatttatttatacttcAGCACAGTTTCCGTAAAATATATTTGCGAGAGAATTCGAATTTTATTCACTATTATTGAGGTTTAGGTGAACCACTAAAAGTCCGTTTCTGTGTCCTAAAGAGAGCCGCTGGGACAGGTATAAGTTCAGAGAATGCTGTTGGGTTTGTAAGTGTTCCAAGTGTTCTGATCAAAATTCTTGTGGCTTTTCCATTTGAGAATGCTTAGGTTAACCACTAGAAGCAAACTTGCCTAATTTCGAGTTTTTAACGGTTCACCTATTTAATTTATGCGCTGAACAGATACCATACTTGTTCTCAGTGTGTGGAATGAAACCAGAAATAGTACCAAACGGctcgaaaattaaaaattgagaagatCAGACTGGTCTCCTACCAACATCTTTGTACCGAAATTTGAAATGGACGACATGTCTTATGTATTGATTCTAATCAGAGCATGCCAAAGTAATAGTATCGCAAATTAGGGAATCCAATTTGGGCATACAGGCGTGGGATGCATTATAACTCTTTTTGTTggacattttgttttgaggaTTTTGTTGCGAGAACCTTCTATTTTACATCTCTTCACATTCCTATCAGAACACATACGTCAAGAACATACCGACAGGCATTATGACCTGCTGTGATGCCTGCGCTGGTGCTACCATGTAAGGGTCAGTATAGAATCCTCCGGCATATTGGTAAGGGACACCTGGTTGACCAGTAGAAGGTTGTGCGGGTACTGGAGCATAGTAGAACTGCAACATATCTGACGACTattgagaatatttttttaaaattactgtTATCGAATTATACCTACTTGATTCGGGTCAACGAGTTGACCGGGCACTTGCATTCTGTAGTATAGTTAATAGTAGTTAGCTAAAATGATTGTATCTCCAGCTATACGGAAATAACTGCGATAAAACAACTGGAAGTGACCCTGGATAGTGTTAGTAGGGTTGACGGGATACTGAAACTATGCAATATCCTTACGTGAAATCTGCCTAACCGTTtcttttaatgaaaatttgaggaagaaaaagaaataaaaaacatatCACACTCAACTTCGACTTCAAAACCTAACCGTAATCACTAGAATGGAAAACTCTAGAAACATGCGAACGATGAGGAAACGATAGAGAGCACTGACGATCCATTCAGGAGACCTTCGCACATCCCACCTCTGCCAGCGCGCCAAACCTACGGATCAATTAAATCATTGATTGGCGGTCAAAAGAGCAGCTGCGGTCAAGAGAACCTCATTCACGAAACGAAGCACTACTGAATTCTGTAGACCAGGAGAGTTCTTGTTAAATTATGAAACATTTAAGCATTGGCTTGAGATCAAGTTTTTCCGAGATGTAGATGTGTTGACACTGTGAATCGTTTGCGAACCAGCTACACATAGTCGATGTGTCCGATAAAAGGACTAAACACGTTTGACTCTACTGAATCAActtgaatgttttcaaatagctGAAATAGTTCCAAAATATTTGGGACATAAGCTGTTAGAATGGAAATTAATTATAGTACAAGAGTCGATAGGGTCgaaataattgataataagcggccataacttttttttcgtttggagTTCGAAAGTTCATTGGTCGGGGCTTATCTGATGTAATTTTTTCCCCATCAAGGtaagaaaaatcctcaaaacatTGTGACCTGCAGCAAACTGCCATCTCCTACATACAAAGCAGCGTGCTTTCCAAGTCTTACGAAGAATGCGTGAGTCTCATTCCATGATATCTActaagaaggagaaaaaattgtcattaCACAACGATTACCGCTCTCCACTTTGTTCTCAGTGTGAGGCCACCATTGACTTCTGCACGATCCATACTGCTGAGCTCGTTCCAGTTAAGGGACTTTTAGCTCAAGCAACAAGCAGTATCTCTTTGTAAACTCAAAATAATTAGTCGAAGTTTATAAATGTGTTCAGTGATCCGCTGTGGCGCGATCCACACAGGCTTGACTATGAATTTAGAATTGAGAATTAAGAATTCAATTCTAGTCATGTTAGTCAGTGTTTCTGAGCAATACTACTAATAGCAGAAGCGTAAGTTATACTCTTTTCTACAATATGCGCTTATAGATCGAGACAGACAGCGAGCGCGATTCGGATCACACCTTCATCGGGAAAGGAACTTCCTGGCAACCAAGCAGAAAAATACCAGCAAATCACCAGACCGGAACTACGACCGTGCCGCATTGAGTGATCCTACTACAGAAATCCGacagaaaattctaaaaatgcGCGCATGATTAGAACCCATAAGACCGTGATCACAGTAATTCTGACCAACAGTGATTATGTAAATACCCACTTTTAAGGTTCAGCAGAGTGTTGTATTTCTACCACTGCATGATTATGTGACATTAGTGCTATCAAAGAGtgattcaataaaataaaaatcatctTCACTCTTCAATCAGTATGGACAATATTTCACAAAATGTTTCTTCAAAGTCTATTAAtgcaaagaaatcaaaaatacagACATTTCAGTACCGCCCGCGTACTAATCCTTCTATGTCAAAAGCGGCACATAGGAGAATAGGTATACGGAAATTAAGAAGTAGAAATCAATAGACTATCGGTCACATCTATGAAGAACActctaaaaataatataactcAAGTCATGGAGGCCAACACTCAAAGTGAATCTTTGGTGGGAGGAAACCAACAGGACACAGATACACCGGCAAAGGCACCCATACTCAGTAAGATCATGCAATACAATGACAACAGGAGCAAACGTAGAATACTAGGCAAATGAATACCTGGTTTCGAGGTAAGCTGTTAAAATACTACCAATATGGTGAGATACAATGTGGCGAATGTGGAAAAAACGGAACACAAAACTGGTATGGCGTAAAAGCTGACAAACAATTCGTAATAGCTAGAGGAAActcttattaaaattattatcaaGATACATGGTCGTTGATTGtgtcttctattttcttccgTAGCGGTTGTCGATAAGAGCTACTCCGGGCCCAGTGTTAGCCAAACGTCGTCGATTTGTACCAGGTGAAGCCGGCAGACTACATTGAAAACAAACACTAAGTAGTAGGTGACTAAGAATAAAAACTGCGGTACATTCTGTTCTTCTGAACCCAGCGCACAACTACACTATTACATTTTATCAAAGACTCACCTCTGAATAGGACATGTTGAGTCTTCAACGGCTTGCGTTGAACCATCTGATATTAAAGGAGAGGACTCTATGGGAGCTGATGGTTCCGCCTCAAGATTCTGTAAATATCCTCTTTCCATTCGGATAGTGCGGAAGAAAACCGCAAACTTAACAGAGGCAACTCACACCAACACTCAGAGAACGCGTCCGTACCATTGGCTGCGCAGTTTGAAACTGTTTTTTGTCGTTGAAAGAAACATCACGATCACCCGCCGCCTCCATGCGTTTTGCCAAACCCATTTTCCGCATCTTggaattagaaatttttcaacgTGATTATATGAGAGTCTCACATCGGAACTACAGGAAACAAAAAGCTATGTGATGCACCGTTGAAGGCAAATTAGTGAAGCTCGGCCAGTAAAGTTCGGGCACCTTCTTCTCCGTTTCACACTCGTCTGGTGGAGAACTCGAACCTCTAAGCATCGATGATAAAAAGGGTATTTTCCCGAGTTTGGTTTTAACTAACATCCGGGCCTGGCACAGTGGCCTTAGAATGTTATAAAGCACTGTAACTAACTTGAATGTAGGTTGCACAGTGATCTTCCACAACTGGTGCGCGATGTCATGAGTGACGAGGCCCCCAGCATTCACATTGACAAACGAAAGCAAAAGAACCCCATCAcatctacagaaaaaaaaaacaatgccaTCAGAATAAAGTTAACAATAAAAACCAAGCACCTGAGAACTTTATGCACAAAATAGTCCACAAGTGCTCTACTTGCTACCGGAGTTGGTCGAACTCCGTGTTCAGCAGCAGCATTTGAGAACAAAACGTCCTGtgtcttaaaaaaaacgttacaGATTCAGTTGGAAGTGGCTCAGCTGGAAGTTACGTTCTAAAGAACTAGAAATAAAGTGATTGTGAAATGTTGATCAATCCCCTTGGGATGCgtcatgaaaattttcggtTTAGAACGGATTATCACAGAAAAACGATATTAGAAAAGTAATCAGCTATCGGAGCGGGTGCAAtgtagcggttaaaggttccgcttcctgcacgatcgatcggagtttcgaatccgccctagtgcttaccaagcctttcatccctctggggtcgataaattggtaccagacttgtctgggaggataaaaacactgacttgacacatcggctagcccccgcatgtcattgtatagggcacttacacgttcgtgaacctcaaacgattctgaattgaagtgaacgtggaggcgcatcccaagcggaatgattaacgccagaaactttatccttaactTTTAATCAGCTATCAGCTTAATAACTAACAGGCAAGAAATTGTCAGCAATAAGGCCGCGGTAGATGGGCAAAAAGAGAGCGGCTGTGTATCTTATAGCCGAGAATGTTGACGCGATAGCAACAAAGACAATCCAAAACCACAAGAAGGTGTAGATCTTCTCGTTTATGAAGTTTAGCATAAGCACACATTGCATGTGCTCCTGATGCAAGTTTGCTAACGCCTGAAATAACAGATACTTGATGATGAATCAAGCGCACAATAAACTTTATAACACTCACAAATCTTGCAAC
The Necator americanus strain Aroian chromosome I, whole genome shotgun sequence genome window above contains:
- a CDS encoding hypothetical protein (NECATOR_CHRI.G2247.T1), giving the protein MLNLPSIFDILSKVDTYPVEDFVDRLNFGATVYLLAFFVLITGSKQHFGNPIQCMAPPESPDSWVHYYHDYCYIQDKLRIFDMNVRKSIEYEARQRAGADYTPIGRFHKEDSSRYWSPRVMYYQWVPYVLFLQAMFFLVPKLFWKLIGLHFCHGVDMETVVVEADKLRTLVGEDRRTALNSLASFIRDILEAKHRRSFFGSFVSTICYVMTKWLEVINAFGQLYMLSCFVGQGDYFWGYHLLSTVLTGSDDPNTGIFPRIVLCDVARFALANLHQEHMQCVLMLNFINEKIYTFLWFWIVFVAIASTFSAIRYTAALFLPIYRGLIADNFLPTQDVLFSNAAAEHGVRPTPVASRALVDYFVHKVLRCDGVLLLSFVNVNAGGLVTHDIAHQLWKITVQPTFKGSSSPPDECETEKKVPELYWPSFTNLPSTMRKMGLAKRMEAAGDRDVSFNDKKQFQTAQPMVRTRSLSVGNLEAEPSAPIESSPLISDGSTQAVEDSTCPIQSLPASPGTNRRRLANTGPGVALIDNRYGRK